In Desulfovibrio sp., the following are encoded in one genomic region:
- a CDS encoding iron-containing alcohol dehydrogenase, producing MAETRNFELRKFVAPEFVFGEGASSLAAQYAVNLGSRRPMLVTDAGLIEAGWSKTLLDGLKTAGLGCVVFSSVTPNPKDHEIMAGARIYQDEGCDALVALGGGSVLDCAKGIGIVTACGGHILSYEGVDTISCPLPPLVCVPTTSGSSADVSQFAIISDTVRKVKIALVSKMLVPDVSLIDPQLTTTMSPSLTAETGLDALTHAIEAYVSNANSAVTDLFALEAMRLARGYLVQAVRFPQDIEARSRMCLSSLDAGLAFSNAILGAVHGMAHSLGGNLDLPHGECNAILLGPVIAFNFPSAPERYRNVAQAMGCAVEGVSDSDVLASLLATIKQMRADVDLTRNLGALGVTRADIPHLAEMAMKDPCLLTNPRPPVQADIEAIYEAAL from the coding sequence ATGGCTGAAACCCGGAATTTCGAGCTGAGAAAATTCGTGGCCCCGGAATTCGTCTTCGGGGAAGGGGCTTCCAGCCTTGCGGCGCAGTACGCCGTCAACCTGGGCTCACGGCGCCCCATGCTGGTGACGGACGCCGGGCTCATAGAAGCCGGGTGGTCCAAAACGCTTCTGGACGGACTCAAAACGGCCGGGCTTGGCTGCGTGGTCTTCAGCTCCGTAACGCCCAACCCCAAGGACCATGAGATTATGGCGGGGGCGCGGATCTACCAGGACGAGGGCTGCGACGCCCTGGTTGCCCTGGGCGGAGGCAGCGTGCTGGACTGCGCCAAGGGCATCGGCATCGTCACCGCCTGTGGCGGACACATTCTCTCTTACGAGGGCGTGGACACGATCTCCTGCCCGCTGCCTCCGCTGGTGTGCGTGCCGACCACCTCCGGAAGCTCGGCGGACGTGTCCCAGTTCGCCATCATTTCAGACACGGTGCGCAAGGTGAAGATCGCACTGGTGAGCAAGATGCTCGTTCCCGACGTCTCCCTTATCGACCCCCAATTAACCACCACCATGTCCCCCTCCCTTACGGCAGAGACGGGCCTGGACGCCCTGACCCACGCCATCGAGGCCTATGTGTCCAACGCCAACTCGGCGGTTACGGACCTTTTCGCCCTGGAAGCCATGCGCCTTGCCCGAGGGTATCTTGTGCAGGCCGTCAGATTCCCGCAGGACATCGAGGCCCGCTCGCGCATGTGCCTGTCCAGCCTGGACGCGGGTCTGGCCTTTTCCAACGCCATACTCGGGGCCGTGCACGGCATGGCCCACAGCCTGGGCGGCAACCTCGACCTGCCCCACGGAGAATGCAACGCCATCCTCTTGGGTCCGGTCATCGCCTTCAATTTCCCGTCCGCGCCGGAGCGTTACCGCAATGTGGCCCAAGCCATGGGATGCGCGGTCGAGGGCGTTTCCGACAGCGATGTCCTGGCGTCATTGCTTGCGACCATCAAACAGATGCGCGCCGATGTTGATTTGACCCGCAACCTGGGGGCGTTGGGAGTGACGCGCGCGGACATACCGCACCTGGCGGAAATGGCCATGAAGGACCCGTGCCTGCTCACCAACCCCCGTCCACCCGTCCAGGCGGACATTGAAGCCATTTATGAAGCGGCGCTCTGA
- a CDS encoding PAS domain-containing protein, giving the protein MKRRSEGSFQPGEAPQALRDKLMGLGEHSMRKSYYPELRKRMEELERFRTLLDIASDLVFVVEAETGRITDVNETAWRKLGVARASLQGMRFGDILSAEQAPVFLDLLATGNPVMEGFVFNLPLAGGGGFPAELTMNVLGMDRRSLAVVVARDVSSRMEAQRELSRAWGYLRSIVDSMPSLLVGVNDRLEITLINVQAADAIGVSAADAQGKVLAHILPWLPKLPEALLETIKDNTPRVLRKMPGRGPAGASWYDATIFPLGQGRAEAVARIDDVSARVRMDEVLMQTEKMLSVGALAAGMAHEINNPLAGILQGVQSVLRRLTPDLEANRAAASKVGLDMNVLAAYLADRDLVQMLQSIQESGVRAAKIVTNILAFSRRSDLSKAQVPLAQMVDKALELALSEFDLTKKFDFRHIRITRDDDPDLPSVWCVPTQIEQVILNLLKNAAQALSSSATPNPAINVRTGLNDGMACVEVEDNGPGMDEATRERLFEPFFTTKGPGEGTGLGLSVVYYIVVEQHEGRISVQSAPGSGTTVSVKLPVKPQDA; this is encoded by the coding sequence ATGAAGCGGCGCTCTGAGGGGAGTTTTCAGCCGGGCGAAGCGCCACAGGCCCTGCGCGACAAGCTCATGGGGCTTGGCGAACATTCCATGCGCAAAAGCTATTATCCTGAGCTGCGCAAGCGCATGGAGGAACTGGAGCGTTTCCGCACGCTTTTGGACATCGCCAGCGATCTCGTCTTTGTCGTCGAGGCTGAAACAGGACGGATAACGGACGTGAACGAAACCGCCTGGAGAAAGCTGGGCGTCGCCCGCGCGAGTCTTCAGGGAATGCGATTCGGAGACATTCTGTCCGCCGAGCAGGCCCCGGTGTTTCTCGATCTCTTGGCAACTGGCAATCCGGTTATGGAAGGGTTTGTGTTCAACCTGCCTCTGGCCGGCGGCGGGGGGTTCCCGGCGGAACTCACCATGAACGTTCTGGGCATGGACAGGCGCTCCCTGGCCGTGGTGGTGGCCCGGGACGTCTCCTCGCGGATGGAGGCCCAACGGGAGCTGTCTCGCGCCTGGGGCTACCTTCGCTCCATAGTGGACTCCATGCCGTCGCTTCTGGTGGGGGTGAACGATCGCCTCGAGATAACCCTCATCAACGTCCAGGCAGCAGATGCCATCGGTGTCTCCGCCGCTGACGCCCAGGGAAAAGTGCTTGCCCATATTCTGCCGTGGCTGCCGAAGCTCCCGGAGGCTTTGCTTGAGACCATAAAGGACAACACCCCCCGGGTGTTGCGCAAGATGCCGGGAAGAGGGCCGGCCGGCGCTTCATGGTACGACGCCACCATCTTCCCGCTGGGCCAGGGCCGCGCCGAGGCAGTGGCCCGCATAGACGACGTGAGCGCCAGGGTCCGCATGGACGAGGTGCTCATGCAGACGGAAAAGATGCTCTCCGTGGGCGCCCTGGCCGCGGGAATGGCCCACGAGATCAACAACCCCCTGGCCGGCATTCTGCAAGGCGTGCAGTCGGTGCTGCGCAGGCTGACCCCGGACCTCGAGGCCAACCGGGCGGCCGCGTCGAAAGTGGGATTGGACATGAATGTCCTGGCGGCATATCTGGCCGACCGGGACCTGGTCCAGATGCTCCAATCGATCCAGGAGTCCGGTGTGCGGGCCGCGAAAATAGTCACCAACATCCTGGCCTTCAGCCGCCGCTCGGACCTGAGCAAGGCACAGGTCCCGCTCGCCCAGATGGTGGACAAGGCCCTGGAACTGGCTCTGAGCGAGTTCGACCTCACAAAGAAGTTCGACTTCCGCCATATACGCATCACCCGCGACGATGATCCTGATTTGCCTTCGGTCTGGTGCGTGCCCACCCAGATCGAGCAGGTTATCCTGAACCTCTTGAAAAACGCGGCCCAGGCCTTGTCTTCGAGCGCCACACCGAATCCTGCGATAAATGTCCGCACCGGATTAAACGACGGCATGGCCTGCGTCGAGGTGGAGGACAACGGCCCCGGCATGGACGAGGCCACCAGGGAAAGGCTTTTCGAGCCGTTCTTCACCACCAAGGGGCCGGGGGAGGGCACGGGGCTCGGGCTTTCCGTGGTCTACTACATAGTGGTTGAACAGCACGAAGGCAGGATAAGCGTGCAGTCCGCCCCGGGGTCAGGGACCACCGTGTCGGTGAAACTGCCTGTGAAGCCCCAGGACGCCTAG
- the tig gene encoding trigger factor, whose protein sequence is MEYNVTEVSPVETKIEVKVPAEEINASLAVTTAMYRRNLDLRGFRKGKVPSSIVESKFRKQIMREAANDLMNVHINEVMSTLKYLAIAKLDVSPVELEKDKAIDYVITFEHCPNFDLPEYKGLEIEEEEAQTKDDEVSQVIERIRGNLAELKVVKESRLPKDGDVVVVSFTGSQNGEPLPGVRAENFQLSLGENQALPDFEALVKATKAGADNTGTLSFPADFINQELAGKTVDLSITVHIIKEKELPPIDDELAQKAGNFESLEKLKEAISRSYVQSRQQLYRAAAQKKLLDELLTKVDFPLPPSLVEEQIGILVEDAKNKVERQGKAPEALGKTDEELRKDFEPKAKEIVKAQLFLIKLSDKEGIETTPQEMDAYFMQVASRTGQDVLAVKQHYEEKGLIIPVRDKILADKAMEFIYSQAKVTKVPAKEEEKA, encoded by the coding sequence ATGGAGTATAACGTCACTGAAGTGTCCCCGGTCGAAACCAAGATCGAGGTCAAAGTACCCGCCGAAGAGATCAACGCCTCCCTGGCCGTCACCACGGCCATGTACCGCCGGAACCTCGATCTTCGCGGCTTCCGCAAGGGCAAGGTCCCCTCCAGCATCGTTGAGTCCAAGTTCCGCAAGCAGATTATGCGCGAGGCCGCCAACGACCTCATGAACGTCCACATCAACGAGGTCATGTCCACCCTCAAGTACCTGGCCATCGCCAAGCTCGACGTCAGCCCCGTGGAACTGGAGAAGGACAAGGCAATCGACTACGTCATCACCTTCGAGCACTGCCCCAACTTCGATCTGCCCGAATACAAGGGCCTTGAGATCGAAGAGGAAGAAGCTCAGACCAAGGACGACGAGGTCTCCCAGGTCATCGAGCGCATCCGCGGCAACCTGGCGGAGTTGAAGGTCGTCAAGGAATCCCGCCTGCCCAAGGACGGGGACGTGGTCGTGGTCAGCTTCACCGGCAGCCAGAACGGCGAGCCCCTTCCCGGCGTGCGCGCCGAGAACTTCCAGCTTTCCCTGGGAGAAAACCAGGCCCTTCCCGATTTCGAAGCCCTGGTGAAGGCCACCAAGGCCGGGGCCGACAATACCGGAACGCTCAGCTTCCCCGCCGACTTCATCAACCAGGAGCTGGCCGGAAAGACCGTGGACCTAAGCATCACCGTCCACATCATCAAGGAAAAGGAGCTTCCGCCCATCGACGACGAGCTGGCCCAGAAGGCCGGCAACTTCGAGAGCCTGGAGAAGCTCAAGGAAGCCATCTCGCGCTCCTACGTGCAGAGCCGCCAGCAGCTCTACAGGGCCGCCGCCCAGAAGAAGCTCCTCGACGAGCTTTTGACCAAGGTGGACTTCCCCCTGCCTCCCTCCCTGGTGGAGGAGCAGATCGGCATCCTGGTGGAGGACGCCAAGAACAAGGTCGAGCGCCAGGGCAAGGCTCCCGAGGCCCTGGGCAAGACCGACGAAGAGTTGCGCAAGGATTTCGAGCCCAAGGCCAAGGAGATCGTCAAGGCCCAGCTCTTTTTGATCAAGCTTTCCGACAAGGAAGGCATCGAGACCACTCCCCAGGAGATGGACGCCTACTTCATGCAGGTGGCTTCCCGCACCGGCCAGGACGTTTTGGCCGTGAAGCAGCACTACGAAGAGAAGGGGCTCATCATTCCCGTGCGGGATAAGATCCTGGCTGACAAGGCCATGGAGTTCATCTATTCCCAGGCCAAGGTCACCAAGGTGCCGGCCAAGGAAGAAGAGAAGGCCTAG
- the clpP gene encoding ATP-dependent Clp endopeptidase proteolytic subunit ClpP: MPIVIETTGRTERAYDIYSRLLKDRIILLGTPIDDHVANVICAQLLFLESEDPKKEISIYINSPGGSVTAGMAIYDTMQFISCPVATLCMGQAASMGALLMAAGEKGMRYALPNARIMIHQPSGGFQGQTTDIDIHAREIIRMRERLNEILAKHTGTDIDKIRDDTERDYFMTPDEAMKYGLIDKVITSRQSQEEENQ, encoded by the coding sequence ATACCTATAGTAATCGAGACCACGGGGCGCACCGAACGCGCCTACGACATCTATTCGCGCCTGCTGAAGGACCGGATCATCCTCTTGGGCACCCCCATAGACGACCACGTGGCCAACGTGATCTGCGCCCAGCTTCTTTTTCTCGAGTCCGAGGACCCGAAAAAGGAAATCTCCATCTACATAAATTCCCCGGGCGGCTCGGTAACAGCCGGGATGGCCATCTACGACACCATGCAGTTCATCTCCTGCCCGGTGGCCACCCTGTGCATGGGCCAGGCGGCCAGCATGGGCGCGCTGCTCATGGCGGCCGGCGAGAAGGGCATGCGCTACGCCCTGCCCAACGCCCGGATCATGATCCATCAGCCCTCGGGCGGGTTCCAGGGACAAACCACGGATATTGACATCCACGCCCGCGAGATTATTCGCATGAGGGAACGGCTCAACGAAATTCTTGCCAAACACACTGGCACGGATATTGATAAAATCCGTGACGACACGGAACGCGACTACTTCATGACCCCGGACGAAGCCATGAAATACGGCCTCATCGACAAGGTCATCACCTCGCGGCAGTCCCAGGAAGAAGAAAACCAGTAG
- the clpX gene encoding ATP-dependent Clp protease ATP-binding subunit ClpX → MTKKKTPVSTDLCCSFCGKNQEEVQRLIAGPDVYICDECVSLCNEIIAQESLNEEVEDGKLLAPAEIKNLLDEYVIGQDQAKKILAVAVHNHYKRVLYAGGAKGDDVELDKSNILLIGPTGSGKTLLAQTLARVLKVPFAIADATTLTEAGYVGEDVENILVQLLQNADYDIEAASKGIIYIDEIDKIARKSDSPSITRDVSGEGVQQALLKIIEGTEANIPPKGGRKHPQQEFIRLNTSNILFIVGGAFIGLEKIVQQRMRGSALGFGAKMEGKREEDVSKLLLQAHPSDLVKFGLIPEFVGRIPIITSLTELVEEDLIRILTEPKNALVKQYMKLFELDKVRLRFTSNALSAIARKAIERKTGARGLRNVMENIMLDIMYQLPSLSGVTECVINKAVVEKGQDPLLFYQQEVKSA, encoded by the coding sequence ATGACCAAAAAGAAGACCCCAGTTTCCACCGACCTCTGCTGCTCCTTTTGCGGCAAGAACCAGGAAGAGGTGCAGCGCCTCATCGCTGGTCCCGACGTCTACATCTGCGACGAGTGCGTTTCCTTGTGCAACGAGATCATTGCCCAGGAAAGCCTGAACGAGGAAGTGGAGGACGGCAAACTCCTGGCTCCCGCAGAAATAAAGAATCTGCTCGATGAATACGTGATCGGGCAGGACCAGGCCAAGAAGATCCTGGCCGTGGCCGTGCACAACCATTACAAGCGCGTTCTCTATGCGGGCGGCGCCAAGGGCGACGACGTTGAGCTGGACAAGTCCAACATCCTGCTCATCGGCCCCACCGGCTCGGGCAAGACGCTTCTGGCCCAGACCCTGGCCCGCGTGCTCAAGGTGCCCTTCGCCATCGCGGACGCCACCACGTTGACCGAGGCCGGCTATGTGGGCGAGGACGTGGAGAACATTCTCGTCCAGCTGCTGCAGAACGCCGACTACGACATCGAGGCCGCGTCCAAGGGCATCATCTACATCGACGAGATCGATAAAATCGCGCGCAAGTCGGACAGCCCGAGCATCACCAGGGACGTGTCCGGCGAGGGCGTGCAGCAGGCCCTTTTGAAGATCATCGAGGGAACCGAGGCCAACATCCCCCCCAAGGGCGGCCGCAAGCACCCCCAGCAGGAATTTATCCGCCTGAACACGTCGAACATCCTGTTCATCGTGGGCGGCGCCTTCATCGGGCTCGAGAAGATCGTGCAGCAGCGCATGCGCGGCTCTGCCCTGGGCTTTGGCGCCAAGATGGAGGGCAAGCGCGAGGAGGACGTCTCCAAGCTCCTCCTGCAGGCCCATCCCTCTGACTTGGTGAAGTTCGGCCTTATCCCTGAGTTCGTGGGCCGAATACCCATCATCACCTCCCTGACGGAGCTGGTGGAGGAAGACCTTATCCGCATCCTCACCGAGCCCAAGAATGCGCTGGTGAAGCAGTACATGAAGCTCTTCGAGCTTGATAAGGTCCGCCTGCGCTTCACTTCCAACGCCCTGTCCGCCATTGCCCGCAAGGCCATCGAAAGAAAGACCGGGGCGCGCGGACTGCGCAACGTGATGGAGAACATCATGCTGGACATCATGTACCAGCTGCCGTCGCTGTCGGGCGTTACCGAATGCGTGATCAACAAGGCCGTGGTGGAGAAGGGGCAGGACCCTTTGCTCTTCTACCAGCAGGAAGTGAAGTCCGCGTAA
- the lon gene encoding endopeptidase La codes for MTSFFSDDQPRRTDRVRLPVMSLREVVMFPRSIVPLFVGREASIKAIENAVSTYDKKIFLVAQRTPETEKPQAEDLFRMGTVSKILQMLRLPDGTIKVLFEGLYRAEWEEDGMEGFEDDFPTARVVRMQEDDGEGSEAEAMVRTAHEAMEHYGRINKKLAPETILAINAQTAPGRLADAIMPHLKVDYIKKQEILEQLDPVKRLEESFAFLQGEIEISSIEKKIKGRVKQQMEKNQREYYLNEQLKAIHKEMGRDEDPLAEVAEFELRLKEKDMPEEAREKAMRELKKMKHTPPSSAEYTVVRNYVEWILDLPWNVLQDVEIDVNKAKEILDADHYGLEKPKERILEYLAVQSLVEKMKGPILCLVGPPGVGKTSLAKSIARSMDREFVRLSLGGVRDEAEIRGHRRTYVGALPGKIIQSLKRVKYNNPVFCLDEVDKMSTDFRGDPSSALLEVLDPEQNYAFGDHYLDLDYDLSKVFFITTANALHTIPLPLQDRMEIIRIPGYMETEKLSIAKEFLLPKKIKENGLKDENISVSEGAILEVIRRYTREAGVRNVERELASLCRKTARKLVEGGDLAATFSITKQTLPQYLGVPKFRHGEMEEKPQVGVSTGLAYTELGGEMLMVETALMPGAGKVEITGKLGDVMQESAKAALSYIRSRSASFGLKPDFHKEIDIHIHVPEGATPKDGPSAGITLCTAMVSALLNMPVRNELAMTGEITLRGRVLPIGGLREKLLAAHRGQIKKVLIPEENAKDLKEVPEAILKELEIVQVKNMDEVLEQAILCEESNKLFCARGANVQPLAASLLKEEYQNQTRH; via the coding sequence ATGACGAGCTTTTTCTCCGATGACCAACCCCGCAGGACCGACCGCGTGCGCCTGCCGGTGATGAGCCTGCGCGAGGTGGTCATGTTCCCCAGGTCCATCGTTCCCCTGTTCGTTGGACGCGAGGCCTCCATAAAAGCCATTGAGAACGCCGTTTCCACCTACGACAAGAAGATCTTCCTGGTGGCCCAGCGCACCCCGGAAACGGAGAAACCCCAGGCGGAAGACCTGTTCCGCATGGGCACCGTGAGCAAGATCCTCCAGATGCTTCGCCTGCCCGACGGCACCATCAAGGTGCTCTTCGAGGGCCTGTACCGGGCCGAGTGGGAAGAGGACGGCATGGAGGGCTTCGAGGACGACTTCCCCACCGCCCGCGTGGTCCGCATGCAGGAGGACGACGGGGAGGGCAGCGAGGCCGAGGCCATGGTGCGCACGGCCCACGAGGCCATGGAGCACTACGGGCGCATCAACAAGAAGCTCGCTCCCGAGACCATCCTGGCCATTAACGCCCAGACCGCCCCGGGCCGCCTGGCCGACGCCATCATGCCCCACCTGAAGGTGGACTACATCAAGAAGCAGGAAATCCTCGAGCAGCTGGACCCCGTCAAGCGCCTGGAAGAGTCCTTCGCCTTTCTCCAGGGGGAGATCGAAATCTCCTCCATCGAGAAGAAGATCAAGGGCCGCGTCAAGCAGCAGATGGAGAAGAACCAGCGCGAATACTATTTGAACGAGCAGCTCAAGGCCATCCACAAGGAGATGGGCCGCGACGAGGACCCCCTGGCCGAGGTGGCCGAGTTCGAGCTGCGCCTGAAGGAAAAGGACATGCCCGAAGAGGCTCGCGAAAAGGCCATGCGCGAGCTTAAGAAGATGAAGCACACTCCGCCTTCCTCAGCGGAATACACCGTGGTTCGCAACTACGTTGAGTGGATTCTGGACCTGCCCTGGAACGTGCTCCAGGACGTCGAGATCGACGTGAACAAGGCCAAGGAGATCTTGGACGCCGATCACTACGGCCTGGAAAAGCCCAAGGAGCGCATCCTGGAGTACCTGGCCGTGCAGAGCCTGGTGGAGAAGATGAAGGGCCCCATTCTGTGTCTGGTGGGCCCTCCGGGCGTGGGCAAGACCTCTTTGGCCAAGTCCATCGCCAGGTCCATGGACCGCGAGTTCGTGCGCCTGTCTCTTGGCGGCGTGCGCGACGAGGCCGAGATACGCGGCCACCGCCGCACCTACGTGGGCGCGCTGCCCGGCAAGATCATCCAGTCCTTGAAGCGGGTCAAATACAACAACCCCGTGTTCTGCCTGGACGAAGTGGACAAAATGTCGACCGATTTCAGGGGCGACCCGTCCTCGGCCCTGCTCGAGGTGCTCGATCCCGAGCAGAACTACGCCTTCGGCGACCACTACCTGGACCTGGACTACGACCTATCCAAGGTGTTCTTCATCACCACGGCCAACGCCCTGCACACCATCCCCCTGCCGCTGCAGGACCGCATGGAGATCATCCGCATCCCCGGCTACATGGAGACCGAAAAGCTCTCCATCGCCAAGGAGTTCCTGCTGCCCAAGAAGATCAAGGAGAACGGCCTGAAGGACGAGAACATCTCCGTGTCCGAGGGCGCCATCCTGGAGGTCATCCGGCGCTACACCCGCGAGGCGGGCGTGCGCAACGTGGAGCGGGAGCTGGCCTCGCTGTGCCGCAAGACCGCCCGCAAGCTGGTGGAGGGGGGCGATCTTGCCGCCACGTTCTCCATCACCAAGCAGACCCTGCCCCAGTATCTTGGCGTGCCCAAGTTCCGCCACGGCGAGATGGAGGAGAAACCCCAGGTGGGCGTCTCCACTGGCCTTGCCTACACCGAGCTTGGCGGCGAGATGCTCATGGTGGAGACCGCGCTCATGCCCGGCGCCGGAAAGGTGGAGATAACGGGCAAGCTTGGCGACGTGATGCAGGAGTCGGCCAAGGCCGCGCTTTCCTACATCCGCTCCCGCTCGGCCAGCTTCGGCTTGAAGCCCGACTTCCACAAGGAAATCGACATCCACATCCACGTGCCCGAGGGCGCCACTCCCAAGGACGGCCCAAGCGCGGGCATCACCCTGTGCACGGCCATGGTCTCGGCCCTTCTGAACATGCCGGTCCGCAACGAACTGGCCATGACCGGCGAGATCACCCTGCGCGGACGGGTGCTGCCCATCGGCGGGCTTCGCGAAAAGCTTCTGGCCGCCCACCGGGGCCAGATCAAGAAGGTGCTCATTCCGGAAGAGAACGCCAAAGATCTGAAGGAAGTGCCCGAGGCCATCCTTAAGGAACTGGAGATCGTCCAGGTGAAGAACATGGACGAGGTGCTGGAGCAGGCCATCCTGTGCGAGGAGTCAAACAAGCTCTTCTGCGCCAGGGGGGCCAATGTGCAGCCCTTGGCAGCGAGCCTTCTCAAGGAAGAGTACCAGAACCAGACCAGGCACTAA